The following proteins come from a genomic window of Populus nigra chromosome 6, ddPopNigr1.1, whole genome shotgun sequence:
- the LOC133696071 gene encoding proteasome subunit beta type-2-A — translation MECVFGLVGDGFVIVASDTSAVNSILVHKTNEDKIMKLDSHKLVAASGESGDRVQFTEYIQKNVALYQFRNGIPLTTAAAANFTRGELATALRKNPYMVNILLAGYDKETGPSLYYIDYIATLHKVDRGAFGYGSYFCLSMMDRHYHSGMSVEEAVELVDKCITEIQSRLVVAPPNFVIKIVDRDGAREYAWRESVKDTPTAQPEALGV, via the exons atggagtgcGTATTTGGACTAGTAGGTGACGGTTTTGTGATCGTAGCATCAGACACATCTGCCGTTAACAGCATCCTGGTTCATAAAACTAACGAAGACAAGATTATGAAACTCGACTCTCACAAGCTCGTTGCTGCTAGCGGCGAGTCAGGCGACCG agtTCAATTCACGGAGTATATACAGAAGAACGTGGCTTTGTATCAGTTTCGTAATGGGATTCCTTTGACCACTGCAGCTGCTGCTAACTTTACTCGTGGAGAGCTCGCTACTGCTTTGAGaaag AACCCTTACATGGTAAACATCCTGCTGGCTGGCTATGACAAAGAGACAGGTCCCTCTCTATACTACATTGACTACATCGCTACCCTTCACAAGGTTGACAGGGGAGCATTTGGTTATGGGTCTTATTTTTGTCTCTCCATGATGGACAGACACTACCACAGTGGCATGTCAGTGGAAGAAGCAGTTGAATTGGTCGATAAATGTATAACGGAGATTCAATCCAGGTTGGTTGTGGCACCGCCAAACTTTGTGATCAAGATTGTTGATAGGGATGGAGCAAGGGAGTATGCCTGGCGTGAATCTGTCAAGGACACCCCAACAGCCCAACCTGAGGCTTTGGGAGTTTAa